In one Zonotrichia albicollis isolate bZonAlb1 chromosome 14, bZonAlb1.hap1, whole genome shotgun sequence genomic region, the following are encoded:
- the SLITRK2 gene encoding SLIT and NTRK-like protein 2 has translation MLKGAWLLSLLTVAGISWTESRKPAKDICSKSRCPCEEKENVLNINCENKGFTTVSLLLPPPSKIYQLFLNGNALTRLFPNEFVNYSNAVTLHLGNNDMQEIRTGAFSGLRTLKRLHLNNNKLEVLKEDTFLGLESLEYLQADYNYISAIEAGAFSKLNKLKVLILNDNLLLSLPSNVFRFVLLTHLDLRGNRLKMMPFAGVLEHIGGIMEIQLEENPWNCTCDLLPLKAWLDTITVFVGEIVCETPFRLHGKDVTQLTRQDLCPRKSSSDSNQREKHPVLSDPHVSRLSPTANSAINPTRAPKASRPPKTRNRPTPRVSVSKDRQIFGPIMVYQTKSPVPITCPAGCICTSQSSDNGLNVNCQEKKISNISDLHPRPTSPKKLYLTSNYLQVIYRTDLTEYSSLDLLHLGNNRIAVIQEGAFTNLTSLRRLYLNGNYLEVLYRSMFEGLHSLQYLYLEYNVIKEILPRTFDALSNLHLLFLNNNLLRSLPDNVFGGTSLTRLNLRNNHFSYLPVRGVLDQLSALIQIDLQENPWDCTCDILGLRNWIEKVTDQNNQQSNPPVVINEVICESPTKHSGEHLKFLSKEAICPENPNLSDSSLLSMNQNTDTPHVGASPSSYPELHTEVPLSVLILGLLVVFILSVCFGAGLFVFVLKRRKGVQSMPTSANNVDISSFQLQYGSYNTETHDKTEGHVYNYIPPPVGQMCQNPIYMQKEGDPVAYYRNLHDFSYSSLDHKKEDPTSLAFTISAAELLEKQSSPREPELLYQNIAERVKELPTGGLVHYNFCTLPKRQFAPSYESRRQNQDRINKTVLYGTPRKYFAEQSKPEHPLLQGKLQTEPDYLEVLEKQTAISQL, from the coding sequence ATGCTGAAGGGTGCTTGGTTGCTCAGTTTGTTAACAGTGGCTGGGATCTCGTGGACAGAGAGTCGCAAACCTGCCAAAGACATTTGCAGCAAGAGCCGCTGCCCTTGCGAGGAGAAGGAGAACGTGCTGAACATTAATTGTGAAAACAAGGGATTTACAACCGTCAGCCTCCTCCTGCCGCCCCCGTCCAAGATCTACCAGCTGTTTCTCAATGGGAACGCACTGACCCGCCTGTTCCCCAATGAGTTCGTCAACTATTCCAACGCCGTGACGCTGCACCTGGGCAACAACGACATGCAGGAGATCCGCACGGGGGCCTTCAGCGGCCTCCGCACCCTCAAGAGGCTGCACCTCAACAACAACAAGCTGGAAGTGCTGAAGGAAGACACCTTCCTGGGCTTGGAGAGTCTGGAGTACCTGCAGGCTGATTACAATTACATCAGTGCCATTGAAGCGGGGGCATTCAGCAAGCTGAACAAGCTCAAGGTGCTGATCCTCAATGACaacctcctgctgtccctgcccagcaatGTCTTCCGCTTTGTGCTCCTCACTCACCTCGACCTGCGGGGCAACCGGCTGAAGATGATGCCTTTTGCCGGTGTGCTGGAGCACATTGGAGGCATCATGGAAATCCAGCTGGAGGAAAACCCTTGGAACTGCACCTGCGACTTGCTGCCACTCAAGGCCTGGCTAGACACCATCACCGTGTTTGTGGGCGAGATAGTCTGTGAGACCCCCTTCAGGCTTCATGGGAAAGATGTGACCCAGCTCACCAGGCAAGATCTCTGCCCTAGGAAAAGCTCCAGTGATTcaaaccagagggaaaaacaCCCTGTCCTCTCAGACCCACACGTCTCAAGGCTATCGCCCACAGCCAACTCTGCCATCAATCCCACCAGGGCCCCaaaagccagccggccacccaaAACTAGGAACCGCCCCACTCCCCGTGTCTCTGTGTCAAAAGACAGGCAAATATTTGGACCTATCATGGTTTACCAGACAAAGTCTCCTGTGCCCATCACCTGCCCAGCTGGCTGCATCTGTACGTCCCAGAGCTCAGACAATGGCCTAAATGTTAACTGCCAAGAGAAAAAGATAAGTAACATTTCTGATCTGCACCCCAGGCCAACCAGTCCAAAGAAACTTTACCTTACCAGTAACTATCTGCAAGTCATTTATAGAACCGATCTCACAGAGTACAGCTCGCTGGATTTGCTACATCTAGGAAATAACAGAATTGCAGTGATACAAGAAGGTGCCTTTACAAACCTCACAAGTTTACGCAGGCTTTACCTTAATGGCAACTACCTTGAGGTTCTGTACCGATCCATGTTtgaagggctgcacagcctGCAATATCTCTACCTAGAGTACAATGTCATCAAGGAGATCCTGCCACGCACATTTGATGCTCTGAGCAATCTTCATCTGTTGTTCCTCAATAACAACCTGCTCAGATCCTTGCCTGATAATGTCTTTGGAGGCACTTCCCTCACCAGGCTCAACCTTAGGAACAACCATTTCTCATACCTGCCTGTGAGAGGAGTCTTGGACCAGCTCTCGGCTCTGATTCAGATAGACCTCCAAGAGAACCCTTGGGACTGCACGTGTGACATCCTGGGGCTGAGGAACTGGATAGAGAAAGTCACTGACCAGAACAACCAGCAGTCAAATCCCCCTGTAGTTATCAATGAAGTAATCTGTGAGTCTCCTACCAAGCACTCTGGAGAGCATCTGAAATTCCTGAGCAAAGAAGCCATCTGCCCGGAGAACCCCAACTTGTCAGATTCTTCTCTCCTCTCCATGAACCAGAACACTGATACCCCCCATGTCGGTGCCTCACCCAGCTCCTACCCAGAATTACACACCGAAGTTCCGCTGTCTGTCCTAATTTTAGGCTTGCTGGTTGTGTTTATCCTGTCAGTTTGTTTTGGGGCAGGTCTGTTTGTCTTTGTCCTTAAGCGCCGGAAGGGGGTGCAGAGCATGCCCACCAGTGCCAACAATGTAGATATAAGTTCATTTCAGCTCCAGTATGGGTCTTACAACACTGAGACCCACGATAAAACTGAAGGACATGTTTATAACTACATTCCCCCTCCTGTTGGACAGATGTGCCAAAACCCAATCTACATGCAAAAGGAAGGGGATCCAGTTGCCTATTACAGGAATCTCCATGACTTTAGCTATAGCAGCCTTGACCACAAAAAAGAAGACCCCACCAGTCTtgcatttaccatcagtgcagCTGAATTGCTGGAAAAGCAGTCCTCACCAAGGGAACCAGAGCTCCTGTATCAAAATATTGCAGAAAGGGTCAAGGAACTCCCCACCGGAGGATTAGTTCATTATAACTTTTGTACCTTACCCAAAAGGCAGTTTGCCCCTTCATATGAATCCAGACGCCAAAATCAGGACAGGATAAATAAAACTGTTTTATATGGAACTCCCAGGAAATATTTTGCAGAACAGTCTAAACCTGAGCATCCTTTACTCCAAGGAAAGCTACAAACAGAACCAGACTACCTCGAAgttctggaaaaacaaactgcAATCAGTCAGCTGTGA